A window of the Ostrea edulis chromosome 1, xbOstEdul1.1, whole genome shotgun sequence genome harbors these coding sequences:
- the LOC125652263 gene encoding uncharacterized protein LOC125652263: MSLLTPKTIVITTVPGKTQSRPITLQPPMDVEYFSGDQDESPRKRRRLTHLSPEEKLMRRKLKNRVAAQTARDRKKAIMSDLEIQVSKLMEENKRLQRENDKLKQRSSVLITENSSLRERLGTDGSLVKMEEETSGSAASSVSLPWGQTPSPSQPAMPYVLTLCTSSTDKASKADVKPLRKLQVKPSEDTQHGPNSPVVGPSPAELDSINELIKFDHEYYKIEPLTPEPEMEVIVDVDATSTIELKTDTECIDPNLKTNQEESIHVMEEEVPVPCISDFVDLEKEVLNVLPEINIDLLNDIESLIEDDLHSQATPDSTEEISQNGQLLLPSEQNKRLQSELAPQAEKQSKRKYSQTLGSCSDLISSDDYFSSSDSGITSDYSEVGSPYSDISGGLSDNVWEESFIELFPDLV, encoded by the exons atgtctctACTCACGCCAAAAACCATCGTTATTACCACTGTACCAGGAAAAACTCAGTCCAGGCCCATCACCTTGCAGCCGCCCATGGACGTGGAGTATTTCTCTGGAGATCAGGATGAAAGTCCCAGGAAGAGGCGTCGTTTGACTCACCTGTCTCCAGAGGAAAAACTCATGAGAAG GAAACTGAAAAACAGAGTAGCAGCCCAGACAGCTCGTGACAGGAAGAAGGCCATTATGTCTGACCTGGAAATACAGGTGTCAAAATTAATGGAGGAAAACAAACGTCTACAAAGAGAAAATGATAAACTGAAACAACGATCCAGTGTGCTGATAACTGAGAACTCATCACTGAGAGAGCGCCTCGGGACGGACGGTTCACTGGTTAAGATGGAGGAGGAAACCTCGGGATCTGCAGCATCCTCAGTCTCTCTGCCGTGGGGACAAACTCCTTCACCATCTCAACCAGCGATGCCTTACGTTCTAACTCTGTG TACAAGTTCCACCGACAAAGCTTCAAAAGCTGATGTCAAACCTTTACGCAAACTCCAAGTCAAGCCAAGTGAAGATACACAACATGGACCCAATTCTCCAGTGGTGGGGCCGTCACCAGCAGAACTGGACTCCATCAATGAACTGATTAAATTTGATCATGAGTATTATAAAATTGAGCCCCTCACACCGGAGCCCGAGATGGAGGTCATTGTTGATGTGGATGCTACTTCTACCATTGAACTTAAAACAGATACCGAGTGTATTGATCCAAACCTGAAAACTAACCAGGAAGAAAGTATTCATGTCATGGAAGAGGAAGTCCCTGTTCCATGTATCAGTGATTTTGTGGACTTAGAAAAAGAAGTGTTGAACGTTTTACCGGAGATCAACATTGATCTTCTCAATGACATTGAAAGCCTTATCGAGGATGACCTCCATTCACAGGCCACTCCCGATTCCACAGAGGAAATTTCACAAAATGGACAGTTGTTACTGCCAAGTGAACAGAATAAGAGACTCCAGAGTGAGCTTGCCCCCCAAGCAGAGAAACAGTCCAAGAGGAAGTACTCCCAGACACTTGGGTCCTGTTCTGACCTCATTTCCTCGGATGATTATTTCTCTAGTAGTGACTCAGGGATCACTAGTGACTACAGTGAGGTAGGGTCACCCTACAGCGACATCTCAGGAGGTCTGTCGGACAATGTCTGGGAGGAATCTTTCATTGAACTTTTCCCCGATTTGGTGTGA